One genomic region from Candidatus Thermoplasmatota archaeon encodes:
- a CDS encoding 30S ribosomal protein S19e, translating to MTTAFDVPAHELIKALTKKLQNEKAITPPPWTAFVKTGVHKENPPENRDWWHVRCASILRKIYISNGIGIERLRSEYGGYRDRGSKPNRARSGSGSVIRHAIQQLEQAGYVTKVRGKGRILTPKGVSFLDHTAFEVKQTLLESHPELKKY from the coding sequence ATGACAACAGCATTTGATGTTCCTGCTCATGAGCTGATCAAAGCTTTGACTAAAAAACTTCAGAACGAAAAAGCGATTACACCACCACCGTGGACGGCCTTTGTTAAAACCGGTGTTCATAAAGAAAATCCTCCGGAGAATCGAGACTGGTGGCATGTTCGATGTGCTTCGATTCTTAGAAAGATCTATATCAGCAATGGCATCGGTATCGAACGTCTGAGAAGTGAATACGGCGGTTATCGAGATCGGGGATCAAAACCAAATCGAGCCCGATCAGGAAGTGGATCAGTAATTAGACATGCGATTCAGCAACTCGAACAAGCTGGCTATGTTACTAAAGTTCGTGGAAAAGGAAGGATTCTTACACCAAAAGGTGTATCCTTTTTAGATCATACTGCATTTGAGGTTAAACAAACACTGCTTGAAAGTCATCCTGAGTTAAAAAAATATTAA